In Geobacillus kaustophilus, a genomic segment contains:
- the deoC gene encoding deoxyribose-phosphate aldolase: MTMNIAKMIDHTLLKPEATEQQIVQLCTEAKQYGFASVCVNPTWVKTAARELSGTDVRVCTVIGFPLGATTPETKAFETTNAIENGAREVDMVINIGALKSGQDELVERDIRAVVEAAAGRSLVKVIIETALLTDEEKVRACQLAVKAGADYVKTSTGFSGGGATVEDVALMRKTVGDRAGVKASGGVRDWKTAEAMINAGATRIGTSSGVAIVTGRTGRADY; encoded by the coding sequence ATGACGATGAATATCGCAAAAATGATCGATCATACGCTGCTCAAACCGGAAGCGACGGAACAACAAATCGTGCAACTGTGCACGGAAGCAAAGCAATACGGCTTTGCTTCCGTGTGTGTCAACCCAACGTGGGTGAAAACGGCGGCGCGCGAGCTTTCCGGCACGGATGTCCGCGTCTGCACGGTCATCGGCTTTCCACTTGGGGCAACGACGCCGGAAACAAAGGCGTTTGAAACAACGAACGCCATCGAAAACGGCGCTCGCGAAGTTGACATGGTGATCAACATCGGCGCGTTAAAAAGCGGACAAGACGAGCTTGTCGAGCGCGACATTCGTGCGGTTGTCGAAGCGGCGGCTGGCAGGTCGCTTGTCAAAGTGATCATTGAAACGGCGCTTTTGACCGATGAGGAAAAAGTGCGCGCCTGCCAGCTCGCAGTGAAAGCCGGCGCTGATTATGTGAAAACGTCGACCGGGTTTTCGGGCGGAGGTGCGACGGTGGAGGATGTGGCGCTGATGCGGAAAACGGTCGGCGACAGAGCAGGCGTCAAAGCATCAGGCGGCGTCCGCGACTGGAAAACCGCTGAGGCGATGATCAACGCCGGCGCGACGCGCATCGGCACAAGCTCTGGGGTGGCGATCGTCACCGGCAGGACGGGCCGCGCTGACTACTAA
- a CDS encoding Na/Pi symporter, protein MGSFLMLFAIYTALFLLGMFMMKAGLYTLSGHRLKRWLMRFTATPLQGFAAGLATTALLQSSSAVMVMTVGLVAAGYLSFRQSIGIILGSNIGSTITTELMTLDIGDGAIPLLISGALLVFFGRHHLVLGIGMTAVGLAAVLFAMDGFGSLAKPLAAYPFVDAWLKETNRSVAVGLLAGIVLTALVHSSAATIGIAMGFLNEQLLTLSAAIALLLGANIGTCITGLLASIGSSKEAQLTAYTHLWLNVVGAALFAFWTEPLASFAARLSPAPDVQLAHVSVLFNVICSVAALPFVGAIEKVILFLHDRNRA, encoded by the coding sequence ATGGGGTCGTTTCTGATGCTGTTTGCCATTTACACCGCTTTGTTTCTTCTTGGCATGTTTATGATGAAAGCTGGGCTTTACACGTTGTCCGGCCATCGGTTAAAACGGTGGCTCATGCGCTTTACCGCCACGCCGCTGCAAGGATTTGCCGCCGGTTTGGCGACGACCGCTCTTTTGCAAAGCAGCTCAGCGGTGATGGTGATGACGGTCGGCCTTGTCGCCGCCGGCTACTTGTCGTTCCGCCAATCGATCGGCATCATTTTAGGCAGCAATATCGGCTCGACGATCACGACCGAGCTGATGACGCTTGATATCGGCGATGGCGCCATCCCACTTCTTATAAGCGGCGCGCTGCTTGTTTTTTTCGGCCGCCATCACCTTGTTCTCGGCATCGGCATGACCGCTGTCGGCCTCGCCGCTGTGCTGTTTGCCATGGACGGCTTTGGCAGCCTCGCTAAACCGCTTGCCGCCTATCCGTTCGTTGATGCATGGCTTAAAGAAACGAACCGATCCGTCGCTGTCGGCCTTCTTGCCGGCATCGTCCTCACCGCTCTCGTCCACTCGAGCGCGGCAACGATCGGCATCGCCATGGGATTTTTAAACGAACAGCTTTTGACGCTGTCCGCGGCGATTGCTCTGTTGCTTGGCGCCAACATCGGTACGTGCATCACTGGACTTTTGGCTTCGATCGGCTCCAGCAAAGAGGCCCAGCTGACCGCCTACACCCATCTATGGCTGAACGTCGTCGGCGCCGCTTTGTTCGCCTTTTGGACCGAGCCGCTCGCCAGTTTTGCCGCTAGGCTCAGCCCAGCGCCTGATGTGCAGCTCGCTCATGTGAGCGTCTTGTTCAACGTCATTTGCTCAGTGGCTGCTCTTCCATTTGTCGGCGCCATCGAAAAGGTCATTCTGTTTTTGCATGACCGAAACCGGGCTTAG
- the rpsU gene encoding 30S ribosomal protein S21: MSKTIVRKNESIDDALRRFKRAVSKTGTLQEVRKREFYEKPSVRRKKKSEAARKRKH, encoded by the coding sequence ATGTCCAAAACGATCGTTCGCAAAAATGAGTCGATCGACGACGCTCTTCGTCGCTTTAAGCGTGCCGTTTCGAAAACGGGCACTTTGCAAGAAGTGAGAAAGCGCGAATTTTATGAAAAGCCAAGCGTCAGACGGAAGAAAAAATCTGAGGCGGCTAGAAAGCGCAAGCACTAA
- a CDS encoding GatB/YqeY domain-containing protein translates to MSLLDRLNDDMKQAMKNKEKEKLSVLRMLKAALQNEAIKLGKSPLSEDEELTVLSRELKQRKDSLQEFENAGRSDLVEKVKTEIEIVQSYMPTPLTEDELRELIEQTIKEVGASSKADMGKVMGAIMPKVKGRADGSLVNKLVQQQLS, encoded by the coding sequence GTGAGTCTTCTCGATCGTTTGAATGACGATATGAAGCAGGCGATGAAAAACAAAGAGAAAGAAAAACTGTCTGTTCTCCGGATGCTGAAAGCGGCGCTGCAAAACGAAGCGATCAAGCTCGGAAAAAGCCCGCTCTCGGAAGACGAAGAGCTGACGGTTCTTTCTCGCGAACTGAAACAGCGTAAAGACTCCCTCCAAGAATTTGAAAACGCTGGCCGTTCAGATCTTGTCGAAAAAGTGAAAACCGAAATTGAAATTGTTCAATCGTATATGCCAACGCCGCTGACAGAGGACGAGCTGCGCGAATTGATCGAGCAGACGATCAAGGAAGTCGGCGCCTCTTCGAAAGCGGATATGGGAAAAGTGATGGGCGCGATCATGCCGAAAGTGAAAGGAAGAGCGGATGGTTCGCTCGTCAACAAACTTGTCCAACAACAGCTGTCATAA
- the yqfC gene encoding sporulation protein YqfC yields MVKKWRQQVKRWMAEKLELPADIMMDLPRITMVGHIHIYIENHRGLLAFSDKELRLLLRNGQLVVRGEQFVIKTILPEEILLEGQIRQVVYIDE; encoded by the coding sequence ATGGTGAAAAAATGGCGCCAGCAGGTGAAGCGGTGGATGGCGGAAAAGCTTGAACTTCCCGCCGACATTATGATGGACCTGCCCCGCATTACGATGGTTGGTCACATACATATTTACATTGAAAACCACCGCGGGCTGCTCGCGTTCAGCGATAAAGAGCTCCGCCTTTTGCTGCGGAACGGACAGCTCGTCGTCCGCGGCGAACAGTTTGTGATTAAAACGATTTTGCCGGAAGAAATTTTGTTGGAAGGACAAATCAGACAAGTCGTTTATATAGATGAATAG
- the yqfD gene encoding sporulation protein YqfD, whose protein sequence is MKNEWVDTLAGSVRVKARGKGIERLINTCVRQGIVVWNVKKHSADTATFFIKLSDVKRLRHVARQSECKLSFVGRTGLPFFWRRAWQNSGFWLGLLLFIAIVFLLSNIVWKIEIKGAAPETEHQIARELKRMGVERGAFQFLLDDPETLQKKLTERVPDITWVGVEWKGTSLHFRVVEKEIPEPKKPIPPRHLVAKKEAVIADLFVEEGQPLVSVNDYVQKGQLLVSGIIGAEGRTKFVPASGKVFGETWYKSTVVLPLETTFRVLTGKFTERHYVGIGRLLIPVWGWKKPVFAHTIVETEKRPFRFWKWDLPLYYERITIREAEEVKRRYTWEEAFAEAKEIARRELRAKLPEEAAIRSEKVLHQAKENGKVRVELHYEVIENIAVPQPIVQGD, encoded by the coding sequence ATGAAAAACGAATGGGTCGACACGCTCGCCGGCAGTGTGCGGGTCAAAGCGAGAGGGAAAGGGATCGAACGGTTGATCAACACCTGCGTCCGCCAAGGGATTGTCGTCTGGAACGTGAAAAAGCATAGCGCGGATACCGCGACGTTTTTCATTAAGCTCAGCGACGTGAAACGGCTGCGCCATGTCGCCCGGCAAAGCGAATGCAAACTTTCGTTTGTCGGGAGAACCGGGCTGCCGTTTTTTTGGCGGCGAGCCTGGCAGAACAGCGGGTTTTGGCTCGGCTTGCTCCTTTTTATAGCGATTGTGTTTTTGCTTTCGAACATCGTTTGGAAGATCGAGATCAAAGGGGCGGCTCCAGAGACGGAGCATCAAATTGCCCGCGAGTTGAAGCGAATGGGAGTCGAGCGCGGCGCATTTCAGTTTCTGCTTGATGACCCGGAGACGCTGCAAAAAAAGCTGACGGAACGCGTTCCGGACATCACGTGGGTCGGCGTTGAGTGGAAAGGGACGTCGCTTCACTTCCGCGTCGTTGAAAAAGAGATTCCGGAGCCGAAAAAACCGATTCCACCGCGTCATCTCGTGGCAAAAAAAGAGGCGGTCATCGCTGATTTGTTCGTTGAAGAGGGACAACCGCTCGTTTCCGTCAACGACTATGTGCAAAAAGGCCAGCTGCTTGTTTCTGGCATTATCGGCGCTGAAGGGAGGACGAAGTTTGTGCCGGCGTCAGGGAAAGTGTTTGGCGAAACATGGTACAAGTCTACGGTCGTCCTGCCGCTCGAGACGACGTTTCGTGTGTTGACCGGCAAGTTCACCGAACGGCATTATGTCGGAATCGGGCGCCTTTTGATCCCCGTTTGGGGATGGAAGAAGCCGGTGTTTGCCCATACCATCGTTGAGACAGAAAAACGGCCGTTTCGTTTTTGGAAATGGGACTTGCCGCTCTATTACGAGCGCATCACGATCCGCGAGGCGGAAGAAGTGAAGCGGCGCTACACGTGGGAAGAAGCGTTCGCGGAAGCGAAAGAGATCGCCCGCCGCGAGCTGAGGGCGAAATTGCCGGAGGAGGCGGCCATTCGCAGCGAAAAAGTTTTGCATCAGGCGAAAGAGAATGGTAAAGTAAGGGTAGAATTGCATTACGAAGTCATCGAAAATATTGCTGTACCACAACCCATCGTCCAAGGAGATTGA
- a CDS encoding PhoH family protein, which produces MSEQFVTISQHVRNPQEAVALFGVHDIHLKRIEEELGVSIVTRGETVNVSGAPQQVQLVDELLRHLLIVIRKGAAVSERDIIYAIQLAKKGALDGLVQLYDEEITKNAKGKPIRVKTLGQRYYVAAIEQHDLTFGIGPAGTGKTYLAVVMAVKALKNGSVKRIILTRPAVEAGESLGFLPGDLKEKVDPYLRPLYDALNDVLGAEYTQRLIERGTIEIAPLAYMRGRTLEDAFVILDEAQNTTPAQMKMFLTRLGFGSKMVITGDISQVDLPKGVESGLSVAKRILASISGIAFVFLEQSDVVRHPLVAKIIDAYDEAGL; this is translated from the coding sequence ATGTCAGAGCAGTTCGTTACGATCAGCCAACATGTGCGAAACCCGCAGGAAGCGGTGGCGCTCTTTGGCGTTCATGACATCCATTTAAAGCGGATCGAGGAAGAGCTTGGCGTGTCGATTGTGACGCGCGGGGAAACGGTCAACGTCTCCGGCGCGCCGCAGCAAGTTCAGCTCGTTGATGAATTGCTTCGCCATTTATTGATCGTCATTCGCAAAGGGGCGGCGGTCAGCGAGCGCGACATTATCTACGCCATCCAGCTGGCGAAAAAAGGGGCGCTTGACGGCCTTGTTCAGCTGTACGACGAGGAGATTACAAAAAACGCCAAAGGAAAGCCGATCCGCGTCAAAACGTTGGGCCAGCGCTATTATGTTGCAGCAATTGAACAGCACGACTTGACGTTCGGCATCGGCCCAGCCGGCACCGGAAAAACGTATTTGGCGGTCGTCATGGCGGTCAAGGCGTTAAAAAACGGCAGCGTCAAGCGCATCATTTTGACTCGTCCGGCCGTTGAGGCCGGAGAAAGCCTCGGCTTTTTGCCCGGCGACTTAAAAGAGAAGGTCGACCCGTATTTGCGCCCGCTTTATGACGCTTTAAACGATGTGCTCGGCGCAGAGTACACGCAGCGGCTGATTGAGCGCGGCACGATTGAAATCGCCCCACTCGCCTACATGCGCGGCCGGACGCTGGAGGATGCGTTCGTCATCCTTGACGAGGCGCAAAATACGACGCCAGCGCAAATGAAAATGTTTTTGACCCGGCTCGGCTTCGGCTCGAAGATGGTCATTACCGGCGATATTTCCCAAGTCGACTTGCCGAAGGGCGTCGAATCGGGGCTTTCGGTCGCCAAGCGCATTTTGGCCTCCATTAGCGGCATCGCCTTTGTGTTTTTGGAACAGTCGGATGTCGTT